The following nucleotide sequence is from Mangifera indica cultivar Alphonso chromosome 1, CATAS_Mindica_2.1, whole genome shotgun sequence.
GTGACCATCCACACACTTCCAACACTTCCTGTTAGGTCTTGCTTTGATACCATCTATAACATCCTAGTAAAACTACCCAACCCATTGATAACATCTACAACATCTTAGTATAACAGCTTGACCCTCTATCAGCATATTGTTTGCTTTGGACACACAATTTATCATAGTTTTGCTGTTGGTTTTTGCAATTAAAAACACGTCTTAAGAGCTTAGGATCTCATAGGTTATTTATCATATCCAAGTGATGTAGAATGTCACAATTTACCCCTCTTTAGGATCCAACATCCTCATTGGCATCCCTTCGGGCATGCATTATATGAACTGTAGCTTATATAAAGCTTCTTCTTTTCtatcatgcatttgcatgataTTTAATTGTTTGGCACTTTCTTCTTTTGCAGGTTCTGTTTAAACATCTACAGGAAAAGCTCCTTCTTACTGAGGTGTGTATGCAAATATGAGGTTGTCAATAACTTGCCATGCCTggttttgatcttgtttgtctGGGTCATGATAGTGTGATATATCATGCAGCATTACTTTTTGTTTCCACCATAATTGGATTGTGTTGATTATGTTCTTTCCCTGGTCCCAGTCAAAGCTTAAGGAGTCACAGTATCAACTAGCACCTTGGCGTACAGATATGAATCAATCCAATGTTGCTCCACGGTCACCAACTCATTCCACTGGTGCAGCATTAGTATGCTCATAAGTCTTTTTCTAGTTACTTCCTTCTGTGACATCATAATTTTCTGTAAATCCAATCTTTCTCTGTCAGAACAAAAATGGACTTGAATTGGTTCCACAGCCAGCATATTCCCAGGGAATGGTACCAACTACTGCTGATGCTCCAACACCTACAGACTGGGATTTGATGGGTCAGAATCGGGGTGCTGTGGGTGGCATCATTGGAAAAAGTCTGGACGATGTGAGGTATTCACCTATTGCAAGAAGGTGAGCTGGTCAAAATGGAGACTGCTACTGTGAACTGAATGTACAAATTACAACCATCTGCATTTGTTGGTGGGTTCTGTTTACATTGGATTCTATGTTGATTGGTCATGCATGAATGATTGGTTATCCAGCGATGCATATTAACTTGAGGATTGCTGAACCTTCATACTGGTATCTACTTCCATATGGTAACATGAAATGACACTTTCTAGTTTGCCTGTAAAGTAACCGCATGGCCTTTTTAGTTGCAGCTTCCATTCCTGGAGTATATTCCCTTATGTGGCAGCTGTCTTTGTGACAGAAACTAATTTATGCTTCTTGTCTCAAAAAGCaaggaagaaaaacaatttGGTCTTGTACATTGTATCAAAATGAAGGTGCTAGAATTTCAGAGGATATGccaattttaccttttttttttcaaatgaaggaTAAGCTTTTAGTTCATCCTCTATATTAAGAAacattaaaactatttttttctgtttttggtCATTCCACTAATTGAAGCTTTTGTTTTGCCTGATCTTGTATATTTTATGCTTGAGATAGTGCTTTCTTTCACATTgtgtattttgttttgtatggATAGTTTTTACCCTGTAGGGTTGAGGTAGATGTTTTTGTGCCTTTCATCTTGTTGGGAAATTCCTCCTACTTTGAAGGAAAGAGTGGCCAATTTTTAGGAATTGGATAGATATCTCCTTTTGAAAGCATAACTTCTTCAGTTTTCTTAAGTTCTTTGTAGAGATTCCTTCTTGGGAGCCAGAGGAAGGGACCCTGAGGGTTTAATTATATACGTTGGTAGATGTAGATagggaaattttcatttaaacaaTTACATGACAATAAACATCTTCAAGCCAGAATGAgcttgaattgattttttccagAGAATCCTCAGTTAAAATAAACGTGATTGTTATTGACCACAACCTCGATAGAGGCTAGCTGAATCTCATTGACACAGTATTGGAAGAATGGAAGAAGAGTGAGAAAAATATTGAGGGAGAAGCTGAAGTTTGATACCCAGAGCTGAAATGTTTAGGTTCACTGCAAAATGGATAGGTTCACCTTGCATGGTGTCTGTTCTCTTGCCTAGATTTTAGTTGAATTCCCATTGCCTGGACAAGAGAATCTTACTGTGTATATGTAGCCCGTTGATTTTGCTGGGCTGAAGTCAGTTGTTTGCGAACCTTGTGGTTGATTGCTTCACATCTTGAAAACTTGTTCATTCAAATTATaagcaaaaaattttgaaggttGAACAAAATGATAGCTTGGCTTCTGCTTTTGAGCACAGATTGTTCAGAGCTTAAAGCTCTGTGGTGTTATTCTACTCTGTAAAGTCAATTTCTTTAAGGCCACAAGATTAAGTATCTCTTGCATGGTctatttttttgggtaaattccAGTTGCTGTTTCTTTAATTAGCCAAAGTTTTCTTTGTTTGacttatttcaaataaatttatctcCGATGAAAGTGTCACAAACAGATTATTAATGACATCTTATATTTGCTTGTTATCAGTAGTATGCATAAAACTTCTGCACTAATGAAGTGACTTCTTTGTATATCAGGACCTCTTCTTCCCAAGATATACCTATGACGTTTTCCAGTGCTCAGGCTGATGCACATGCACATGTTGCACAGTATGAAGAAACTGCCAATAAACAAGTGAACTTTGTGGACCCTATCAATAGTAATGAGTTGGATAATCAGTATGCTGAGGAACGCCAGAGTGAGAGAGATCAACCATCCAATTGGACTACAGGAAACTCTCCTTACACAACAACGGTTGATCATTACCTACCACCTGTTCTTGAAGAaccttcttcctctttttctgAGCGTAAAGACCttttgtatttaaaagtgtCGTTGTTGGTATAAGCAGCAAAATTtgatatctaaaatttaaaaaattgcaatttgtAGCAGCGGAAGATGATCCATTGCCAGCTATAGAGGCCCTCCAAATTTCAGGCGAAGCTTTTCCTGGACGACAACTCCAGGCATGTGGATTCTCAATTAATGGAACTACCAGTTGTAATTTTGAGGTCTGTTGCTTGATTCTTTCACCTTATGTTTCTTTTATGTTTCTTGTCAATTGGTGCTTTGGACTATGTAAACTGCTTGGGCAGAAATGCCTTTTTGAAGTCATCttttgatttgatgtatataaaagttttaatgctTGATCTTGCACCATTTATTGCATTGGCAGTGGGTGCGCCATTTGGAAGATGGATCTGTTAATTACATTGAGGGTACAATTCTCCTTGttgtctttaatattttttattcctatGATAGTTCCTGCCTTACATCAGAATCTGGGTCTAAAGCAGTTTCTGATTATAGGTGCAAAGCAGCCAAACTATCTTGTTACTGCTGATGATGTTGATACATATCTTGCCATTGAAGTGCAGCCTCTTGATGAGAGGAAGCGCAAggtataaaattttctttacaaTGTGGTTAATTTATTGTACCTAGAAATTGATTGGCATGTTGTGTGCTTGCATCTGGTCATTGCAACTAGACCATTTAGTTTTTGGCTGTTTGAGTTTGGATTAGTATTGATGGTCACAACATCCGATCTAGCCTTTGACATGAAACTCCTGTAAACTTGAACCAAGTCTGTCTTTGAATAGAGTACTTAAAACTACTATCTTATTTTAAGTTATTCATGTTGAGTTTACAGTTTATTGCCTGGTTTTTAAATAACATGCCTTCTTTTGATTCTAGGGAGAGCTTGTGAAGGTCTTTGCTAATGAACACAGTAAAATCACATGTGGTAAGTAATTATTCTGTCATTTTGACCTGTCTCGAGTATAATGTTTTTCATTGTTACCATGTGTATGATTGAAAATTGAGGCATTTTCAGAGAAACTACACAAACACAGTCAATTGGAAAACATTGCTTATACATCAgttgcaattttatttttattacttgtttTAATGGGCTAAGAATGTCAAATATGTTGTATACTTCCATTATCCATATAGGAGCAAAGTCATTATGTATCAACCAAATCGTCTCCTCTGCCCCAACAGCACCAAGGATTGTGGTCATTGTTGATCTGGGTTCAAGTGTCCTAATtgtatttcttaaaaaaattgttgttggcATTTGCATTTCAAATTTCTACAATAGTTTAATTTGCATCAATTAATGAGAAATCAAATCCTAGCATtggttttgggtgaaaaattcaataaattagaGGCAGGATGTATCTCTCTATATTTCGTATATTGGAAAATGCGACACTTCTCTGTATTTGCATTGTTCAAACAAAATCTCTCAATTGACTGTACTAAGTTTTTGTGTCTTTTATGCCCATGTATGTAATGTTTTTCCCTTTTATGTTCACAGATCCTGAGATGCAGAACCACATAGAGAAGACTCTTTATAGTGGTCATGTGTCATATCAAGTTTCCTTGTCGGTATGACttatataaaaaggaaaaaacccaTTTTATTATTCTGTATTTCCTTTTACTATCAAGCTCTTACTAGAAATAGTcggaatttctttttattttttcttcatctatgAGGTATGGCCAGTGGTTTATAAATGCTTTTTGTCATTACAGACTAGATATCTTGATATATGGGAACCGGCTACTTTGACCATTAAGAAGGATGGTTATACTATCAAATGTAGTGGACCCACTGGTATAGTAATCACCGAAAAATTCTCATCAAGCACAAATGTAAGACTTTGCACTAACTCTTATACGATTCTCTATATTAACAGCTTGGGCACTTTACATgaggaaaataattattttgaggTGATAACATGTCTTGAAAAGCTTATGATATTGTATTATACATTATGAGATTCAATAGGGGGCTTAATCAATGAACCAGCTTCTTTTCTgcatgaataaataaaatttacaaaattttatttatccataaccaatagattttttatcattagGAATATTCTTTATCTTTTGTACTCCTTTTACCTTTGGTAATGCATACACTCTATGCCAAGTACTATGCTTGGTTGAGATGAGATCTTATTGAGGCAAGTTCTAGCTTGCTAGTGTAGTCTTATCATTAGACTTCAAAGTTCCTTTATACTTCAACAACGATGATAGGAATGTTTTCTCATAATATTCAATTTTCCTCTTAAGAGCAAAATTCACAACTGAATGTTATGATAGAAAATACATGTGTGTGGATACTAACATGCATTGGTTACGTATGTTTTTATCATACCATAAACACAAGAACCTTTGTTTcttatgaaacaaaataaatttcaataaaataacactttatataatttatttaaactttctGTCTGGCTTAGAATGCTTTGATTAAATTGGCTtatgaatttttattgaaatttaatttccaCTTGTATTTTCTAAATGAATTCAATTAGAATATTTAGTAGATATCTTAATAAAAATTCTGAGATCTAAATCTATGATCGCAATTTAAATTGATGAACTATCTTTTGGTGGAAGCAGGAAAGAACCAATCATCTCATCCAGTTTTCCCAATTGCATTGAAGTTATGGAATAAACTTATTAGTATCATTAATTCATCTTTATTATATCCAGTTTCTTGTGTGTCTCTGCTTGTTTAAAATCCTTTGCTTTGGGGAAGGAGGAATGCTTCTGTATTGTGCAACTTTTGGGTTTCATATATGCTTTGTGTCTTATGGGTGAAAGGAAATATTAGAGTTTTTGAAGATACAAAAGAATAATGATTTTTGGTGGGATGAAACACATTTTTTAGCATCCAATTGGGTGTCTGTGTGCTAAGTGAGTTTAATGATACACTCAGCTCTTTCTAACTGTAGGAAATGGACAGCTGTCgatattttttcttaaagaaGTTTTATGGatacttctttcttttttcacagAGATGAATCTGTAGTTCACCTTTTCTTCTAGATGTACAATTGTTAATAGGAAGTTCTGCTTTATATCTGAGTAAAAAACTAATGGAGTAAGTGATCTGCTGTCACTGATCATCTGATGTATTCATGTGCATGTACTGGTTCTGATAAAATCAATTTCCTAGAGTTAGGGAAGGTATTTTTTTGCGAACTTCTGTAAAATCATGATAATGGCATACTTATGTTTCTGCTGAACATTTTTTTTACTCTGCTAGGTGGCAATTTCTATGCAAAGTGCTGTGGAATTTATAATAACTGATTCTGGCAATGATGGGCAATTCTTACGAGCAGATAACAGCTCAACAGATGTTAGTtggtaagtttatatttttcctGTAATTCACAAATGGAGCAGGAGAGTGGAAGCAAACTCTTGCCTgttcaaattgattaaaattttggagGCTTTTAACAGGAAAAGCTCAAGCTTACACATTATGACCTAGTGTTTGAGACTGGAGCCAAACTAATGCCTGTTCAAACTAATTTAGAGAAATATACTTTTCACTTTGTGGTAGATATGAGAATGCTAACGTCTATCTTTTATCATACATTCTTTactataaagttttaaaacatttagATTTCTATCATCAAACAGACTCACAGAATAGCCATGACTAAAGAGGATCTGGGGGTCTGTGAAAGCTCTCTGTAGTAGTTTACGAAAGTTGGGGCAACTGGCTAGTgctttattgattttttctttaggACCCTTTGTAACACAATTTCTGTTTCTATGCAGTTTCAGAGATACAATTGTGCTCACCTTGAGATTGTTTATCAGGAGGGTAAGATCCTTCACTTCTAAAGCTTTTTCATCTCTCTTTTCTGATAAAGGACGTGAGACTTGCTAACTTCTGTTTATGTATATTATTggattaaaattcaataattagataaaattgtTTGTCAAATTATGTCCTTTTCTCTATATGTAGAAGTAGCGattttgaatcatttgtttCTTTGGCATCTTGTGTTCCAAGTTACTGTGTTTTAAGTGTTCATGGTTGTGATCATTGATTGATAAAACTTAACCTGTATATGTATCACTTCATGTCATAAAGATAGAAACATGTATCACCTTACCTGGAGTGGAATTTAGGCGTTTGTAGCACGACATGGTTTGAACATTTAACAAGTGAACCTTTAAAGTGGTGACCAGGACCAGAAAAAATGGACTTAAAAGTGTTCTTTTGACTTGAGTCAATATTGCTCTCCTTGATGGGATCATATTTAGATTAAAGCGTCTTCATTTGAAAGCATTTTTATAGTGGCTGCCTGTACTGTTGCAGGCTGTTGAAAggaggaaaggaaagaaaaggggtTTGTTCTTTTACAAGTGAAGCACATTATTGTTAAGCTGCACCAAGCTAGGCCAGCCCAGCACAGCCCTAGGAAGAAGTTGGATTGAGGATGTGTTATTAAATAGATGGGGGAATTTCATTATGCTGCTAAATTTTGCTGAGTGGCATCTGTACCATAATTAGCATTCATTATTGGCAGGAATGTCATGAGTTGTAATTATTGAGTAAACGCTGCAACTAACCTTCTAGTCCAATCCACCTACTTTTATAGTAATTGCTAAATTTCTCAAGTGGGATATAATGAACTGAGCTTAATCTAAGTGATGAAGCAAAGTTATTCTATACAGTTAAATTATAAAGTGGGTACTGTTCTATATGCAGAAGAGTTCTACATATCACTAAATCTGGACTGGATCTTGCTCTTCAATGGGGCATTTAGTCATCTAACTTTTATCACTTTCCAATTGTTAACATTTATTTGTAGTAAactttaagattaaaattagggttagattgTTGTCATATAAATTCTTGACCGTTCATCAAACACAATCACATGGAtcagagagaaaaatgtgaaataattatttttaatgttacaTCAACAgcttttaaactattaaattgtattgaatattgacaaaaaaaatacGTGTTGCAAATGTTATTAAGCAATTGGTTCAGCCActggaaaataaatatattgttagCTTGCCGTGTTAACCAAGTCTCCACCACATCTAAGATAATACCCTTGATGACATAGCCTTCACTTTTCTGTTTGAAATAAAAAccagtttgaaaaaaaaaaatcttataaggATGACACAAtccaacaaatttaaaaaaaaaaacagtaaaataaataattttttagtagtaacattgtaaatatgataatttaatcattttataggTTTAAAAGTCTACATTTTACTCTTTGCAATTTTAATAACTCTAGCCACCACCCTAAACAATCACAATTTATCAATTGTTCCTTGAATCTTGCAAATTCATTGCGGCACAATAACTTCATTAACAATAAAAAGATACACATCGAACTAATGAAATAGCTGGAGTAGGTCACTAACAACACTCTTTATCTCCCACACCCCATTGACAGTTGAGTCTAGTTTTAATAAAGTCACAAGTAAAGAAGAAGGCAAGAGTGATGAATCAAGGGTTTGGGCCACCTAAAACAGAAGACATGGAAGAAAATGCTAGTGTTTTGGTGAGAATAGACGCTTTAAGACCCATGAGAGTCACATTGATTTGATAGCAACAATAATAGTGCTGGGAACTAACTAACTAGATGTATGACAAAGAAGTGAAAAATGGTAGGTGTAAGAGAGATTATAGGGTTGATAGGGCGAAAGGGTGGCCCTAGTTGTAGGAGGAAAAAACAGAGTATTAATGTAtaagtattaatatatattttgtgtgtaaaaggatgatttggtgattttgttaatgagagtttattaattaaaaaagtgaaataattaaacataatatggTAAGTTAATTTTTGAACATTGTGTGTCCGGAATTCTGTTTTGTTAATAGTATTAGCCTTTAGATAAGAAAGTATGATTGAtgtatttaaaaagttaaaaagtagTTTTAGGCCTAATTGGACGAAAAAATGTAAACCACTCTAACTCAGGAGAAATCCTATTCGGACGTCGATAAGGTGGTGTTTTtgtgatgtaataaaattatctgtgtatctttatttataaataataatatatttttatatataaaattatgtatattatttatacatataatattagtcTTTATAATATTTCTAGAACTATAAGATGTTCAAGAgaattttcctatatatatgcacatttatacattaatttacttcggattttttttttagagtgtctaaaaaataaattctaagtttttttttttttgtggtaagaaaaatattatttttaaaagtttaaaaattttaggtaagattggagttattaatttttaaaattttaagtgaaaaatataataaattttatatttttaatattattaataaaatatcactgCAGATTTAAAAAATGCAGCGAGTATAAACTTGGGTGCGGAGTAAGACCTTTTGGCCTTAAttcaataagaagaaaagaagacaGGAGGTTCGAGGGTTTTCTACGAGCATTTGAAAGACAAGGATTGGTACCGTGTGTCAATTACTAAAAATCATGCACTCTCCAGTACTCGTTCTCAGTAAGTTTATTTCTTCCCATTTTCGAGCCTTTAATATGGATTGAATCTTTTGATTTCTTTGTTCTGATTTATTGTTTGAAATGAACAGAGGATTCATTGAAGCGGGAGTCTGGAACTAAGGTTCACCATGCCAACATTCAGGCTTCTAAGGTAAAATGCAACTTTCTTGAGATCgttaaaccattttttaaaacattttaaccCTAAGTACTTGTTTACACAATTTATCAGGCTGTTGCTGACATCATTCGTACGACCTTGGGTCCCCGATCCATGTTAAAAATGCTTCTTGATTCTAGCGGAGGTAATTTTCGTTTTCAACTTTATAACTTGTATCGAAAGATTGTTTATATTTAAGTGTTTTAGGTCTTTTTTCATATTCTAGTTAAGTTTACTGAGTTTATTTGAACTCTGCTTAACAGGAATTGTAGTTACTAATGATGGCAATGCTATTCTTCGTGAGCTTGATCTTGCCCATCCAGCTGCTAAGGTATTGTTTGACGCTCTTCTGCTTCTCTTATGGTTactttcttgttttgtttcGGAATTCAATCCTTATTTTCACTATGGGTTTCTTTTGAAATGTTTGTTTGTGGGTGGGTGGTAGTCGATGATTGAGTTAAGCCGCACACAGGATGAAGAAGTAGGAGATGGAACAACTTCTGTCATTGTCCTTGGTAAGATTGTAGTGAATActcattcataattttacacCTTTTCTTGCTCTGGATAGgttactaattttttttgttttagtccAGGAAAGTATGAGTGATGTAAGATTAGTGATTGCTTCAGctgatgatatatatttaacatgTGTGCCAGATATAAGATTGACTTGATTTGGCTGAGTCTGAGTAGTAGGATTATCACAATGTCCTTATTTGTTTGTGCAGATTATActtatgtttgagttttatcTGCACCTTCTTTGTACCCTTATCTGAGGGGATGCTCTCTTGATGGTGGAAATCTGGTCCCCTTGCTGCATTTTCATGCCTATATGtgatagaaataatatttttgttttctatgttTAAACACAAAAGAATTTCACTGAACCATGCTTCTTAGAATGTAGACCTATTATATGTGTGGTTAAATAGCATATTCTAATATGGTTTCTTTTGTTGcttatttgaacaaaaatgtAGCTGGTGAAATGCTTCATGTTGCTGAAGAGTTCATTGACAAGAAATATCATCCCACAGTTATTTGCCGAGGTAATGTAACTTTGTGCCTTTATGTAGTTCACATCTTTGGTTTCATTGGGAGCCTATGAATTAATTGCTactactaataatttttttttttttcctggtttGCAGCTTACAATAAAGCTTTGGAAGATGCTGTTGCTGTGCTTAATAAAATTGCGATGCCCATTGATGCTAAGGATCGTAAGTTTCTTGAACACTTGATTTTCCTCACTTCGAGTTCTTGGCATTTTACAAATGTGTTTTGAAGTGTTGCCCTGTAGTGTATTATGTGAGAGTAATAGATCATTTTTTTGTGGCAGGTGCAACAATGTTAGGACTGGTTAAGAGTTGCATAGGCACAAAGTTTACCAGTCAATTTGGTGATTTAATTGCAGTAAGTAGTTGCTTTTATGATAAAGATTATGTCATTGGGGTTacacttttttccttttcctttgaCCCATTTGACTTAAAATATAGGGTGATGGGTGTATAGCTTATGATGTATATATGGTAgctataaaatatcataatttgatCCAAGACTGTAGAATATATCTAGGGGTGGTTTTGAGCTGAGCTTGAGTTTGGGCCAACTCATGTTCAACTCAGCTTGAAAAatttgagttcgagcttgacGAGCTCCCTTGAAACCAGTTCAAGCTTTACTCGGCTTAAGGggagtcaaactcgagtttagCGTAAGTTTGACTATAGTACCGAGTCGAACTTGAGCTGAGCCAAAATTGATTagaacgatattgttttaatgtgtattaatcaaaataacgtCGCTTTAGCCAATTTGGTACAATCGTTTTTAGGTTTGTGAGTTTAGCGAGCTGAATGCTCCAAAGCTCGAGCTTACGCTCGACAATGTAAAACTTTTAGGCTTGAACCTGCCTAAGCCAGGCTCATTCAAgccagctcggctcgaatccaccTCTAAATATATCTTAAACTAAGATTTTATCATGTAAATTTGGGTTAAAAAGAAGGTTGAAGGGAGCTTTTCTCCCCACCTTCTCAACCTCTCCTTCTGGGTGCATTCTATTCCCTTGCTTtgtatagaaattaaatttcggtctttatattaatttatataactaACAGAAAGcttctaaattatttatataaaatttcatatgaggGATGCTTCTAGTAATTTTAATTGCCTGTTCCTACTTCCTCATAAAGCTGAAGAGAGGCCTTACTGCCTTAGCTAGCTTGAAGTTAATTCTGTATGAAATTGTACATTCCCAAAGCTTGAATAGAAAAACTGTGAGGTTTGCTAGTTGTTCCTTCTCTTTATTAgtattatgattttttactAATGTGGTTGCATGAAGAAAGGTAGTCCCACAATCCCATATGCACACATGGAGTTATGAGCTATATTGTCTGGCTAGTCCTTTCTGCAAAAGTTTTTATAACCTTAGGTAGAGCTAGGAATGTTACACTATTTTCTGAACAACCTGTAAAATGTCTTGTGGGTTGCTAATCTGgcatgtttttgtatttttgttgacTAAAAAGGATTTAGCTATTGATGCCACCACAACAGTTGGTGTTGATCTTGGCCAAGGGTTAAGGGAGGTGGATATTAAGAAGTACATTAAAGTTGAGAAGGTCCCCGGTGGCCAGTTGGAAGATTCTAAGGTTCTTAAAGGAGTTATGTTCAACAAAGATGTTGTTGCCCCTGGCAAAATGAGGAGAAAGATTGTCAACCCACGTGTTATCCTTCTTGACTCTCCCCTTGAATATAAGAAAGGGGAAAACCAAACAAATGCTGAGTTACTCAAGGAAGAAGACTGGACAGTCCTCTTGAAAATGGAAGAGGAATATATTGAAAACCTCTGCATGCAGATACTGAAGTTCAAACCTGACTTGGTGATTACAGAGAAGGGGCTAAGTGATCTTGCATGCCATTATTTGAGCAAGGCTGGTGTTAGTGCAATCAGGAGGTTAAGGAAGACGGACAACAACCGTATTGCCAAAGCATGTGGTGCTGTTATTGTTAATAGACCAGATGAAATGCAGGAGTCTGATGTTGGTACTGGGGCTGGCTTATTTGAGGTTAAGAAAATTGGAGATGAATTCTTTGCATTTATTATAGATTGCAAAGAACCAAAGGCTTGTACTGTTCTATTGAGAGGTGCCAGTAAGGATCTCCTAAATGAAGTGGAACGAAATCTGCAGGTATTTGAGTCTGACTGATGTTCAAATTGTTCTTTCCAGAGAGTTATAGCATTTTTTGAGGGGTTCTGAATCTTGGTTATATTATAGGATGCTATGTCTGTGGCTAGAAATATAATCAAGAATCCAAAACTTGTTCCTGGTGGTGGGGCCACAGAGTTAACGGTATCTGCTACTTTGAAGCAAAATAGTTCATCAATTGAAGGAATTGAAAAGGTgaatgttttatgttttatcattttgttcATTCATCAGTTTGGTGTTCTGAATATTTCTTTACTTCTCCTGCAATATAATAGGTGAAAATAGGAAGTGAACTTTgacttcccttttttttttttttttgatgtttAATTGTTCTTCTGTTAATGCTCAATTGTAAAACAGTGGCCTTATGAAGCTGCTGCTATTGCCTTTGAGGCTATACCACGGACATTGGCACAGAATTGTGGGGTTAATGTGATTCGAACCATGACTGCCCTGCAAGGAAAGGTATGAATTTTTCTTGATTGTGATTGCATATTGTTCGGTTAACTTTAGTTAGTTCACACATATACTAACTAATCTGGATTGAGATTTTCAGAAACCTTACTTAAGGTTCCTGTTTTCAGTAAAGCTAATTTGTCTTGATCCATTTTGCAGTTTATTGatgttttaattttagaatttgtTTTCTATGCGATGCTCCTGTGTATAAGTCTTCTAT
It contains:
- the LOC123221628 gene encoding uncharacterized protein LOC123221628 isoform X2, translated to MENGHGENLLDKLSGLALNDSNNNSSSNNNNDNLYQVMKAVEAAEATIKQQIEENTQLRTELYRKIQELERYKLEGSVAQRSHGDPWKENLHGHNEFHQSVPPGSSVDGIRSNSNTSVVDPSGLLVPHHDLKPNVDGAALLSHSQSSSISHKNNGMLKVHSSRQVNSDIVGPSQLSSPSTASFSPTRYQIDGEYDQQYNLPGQGLMPAAEVNNPGSHWKQELFLKVREQEEEILRLRRHLAEYTIKEAQIRNEKYVLEKRIAYMRLAFDQQQQELVDAASKALSYRQDIIEENIHLTYQLQAAQEERSTFVQSLLPLLVDYSLQPPVLDAQSIVSNVKVLFKHLQEKLLLTESKLKESQYQLAPWRTDMNQSNVAPRSPTHSTGAALNKNGLELVPQPAYSQGMVPTTADAPTPTDWDLMGQNRGAVGGIIGKSLDDVRYSPIARRTSSSQDIPMTFSSAQADAHAHVAQYEETANKQVNFVDPINSNELDNQYAEERQSERDQPSNWTTGNSPYTTTVDHYLPPVLEEPSSSFSEPEDDPLPAIEALQISGEAFPGRQLQACGFSINGTTSCNFEWVRHLEDGSVNYIEGAKQPNYLVTADDVDTYLAIEVQPLDERKRKGELVKVFANEHSKITCDPEMQNHIEKTLYSGHVSYQVSLSTRYLDIWEPATLTIKKDGYTIKCSGPTGIVITEKFSSSTNVAISMQSAVEFIITDSGNDGQFLRADNSSTDVSCFRDTIVLTLRLFIRRAVERRKGKKRGLFFYK
- the LOC123228279 gene encoding T-complex protein 1 subunit gamma-like; translation: MHSPVLVLKDSLKRESGTKVHHANIQASKAVADIIRTTLGPRSMLKMLLDSSGGIVVTNDGNAILRELDLAHPAAKSMIELSRTQDEEVGDGTTSVIVLAGEMLHVAEEFIDKKYHPTVICRAYNKALEDAVAVLNKIAMPIDAKDRATMLGLVKSCIGTKFTSQFGDLIADLAIDATTTVGVDLGQGLREVDIKKYIKVEKVPGGQLEDSKVLKGVMFNKDVVAPGKMRRKIVNPRVILLDSPLEYKKGENQTNAELLKEEDWTVLLKMEEEYIENLCMQILKFKPDLVITEKGLSDLACHYLSKAGVSAIRRLRKTDNNRIAKACGAVIVNRPDEMQESDVGTGAGLFEVKKIGDEFFAFIIDCKEPKACTVLLRGASKDLLNEVERNLQDAMSVARNIIKNPKLVPGGGATELTVSATLKQNSSSIEGIEKWPYEAAAIAFEAIPRTLAQNCGVNVIRTMTALQGKHANGENAWVGIDGNTGAITNMKEQKIWDAYNVKAQTFKTAIEAACMLLRIDDIVSGIKKKQAPGAGQAPSQPKIETEADADGEQILPD
- the LOC123221628 gene encoding uncharacterized protein LOC123221628 isoform X1; its protein translation is MENGHGENLLDKLSGLALNDSNNNSSSNNNNDNLYQVMKAVEAAEATIKQQIEENTQLRTELYRKIQELERYKLEGSVAQRSHGDPWKENLHGHNEFHQSVPPGSSVDGIRSNSNTSVVDPSGLLVPHHDLKPNVDGAALLSHSQSSSISHKNNGMLKVHSSRQVNSDIVGPSQLSSPSTASFSPTRYQIDGEYDQQYNLPGQGLMPAAEVNNPGSHWKQELFLKVREQEEEILRLRRHLAEYTIKEAQIRNEKYVLEKRIAYMRLAFDQQQQELVDAASKALSYRQDIIEENIHLTYQLQAAQEERSTFVQSLLPLLVDYSLQPPVLDAQSIVSNVKVLFKHLQEKLLLTESKLKESQYQLAPWRTDMNQSNVAPRSPTHSTGAALNKNGLELVPQPAYSQGMVPTTADAPTPTDWDLMGQNRGAVGGIIGKSLDDVRYSPIARRTSSSQDIPMTFSSAQADAHAHVAQYEETANKQVNFVDPINSNELDNQYAEERQSERDQPSNWTTGNSPYTTTVDHYLPPVLEEPSSSFSEPAEDDPLPAIEALQISGEAFPGRQLQACGFSINGTTSCNFEWVRHLEDGSVNYIEGAKQPNYLVTADDVDTYLAIEVQPLDERKRKGELVKVFANEHSKITCDPEMQNHIEKTLYSGHVSYQVSLSTRYLDIWEPATLTIKKDGYTIKCSGPTGIVITEKFSSSTNVAISMQSAVEFIITDSGNDGQFLRADNSSTDVSCFRDTIVLTLRLFIRRAVERRKGKKRGLFFYK